Sequence from the Mytilus galloprovincialis chromosome 10, xbMytGall1.hap1.1, whole genome shotgun sequence genome:
caaagatttatttcgtcttcaagccatcgTTCCACTACTAAAGTATGTATTCTACTTATTAGtagacttggtacaatcaaaaacctgataaaaaattgttcaaataaggcctatgaaaataaaggaataaattacttttggagtgtcaaaattggtTCGAgatacttgataaattgcatgcttataattggggcttttgatttttctaccctatatacaacTTTGCCTATTAgtcttattcagaaaaaaatcacacacctcattaaatgggcatttaaaaaagtcagaatgcgaatatatatattaaaactcttttaggtcattttttagtagcaacaaacacaagaactatgtcaattggacctaccttgataccataactgcccttgaatttttactagatattttttttgtctctttgacatattcctcattttcattctcaattttattactcactatttaaattacaagcatgtgtgagtttctataattgtacaaaaaaaatgctgaaaaaagtaTACTATAACAAATAAATAGCTACGCCAGGagcacatgatacgcccgtcacctttttgaaatattcaagaacttctcaatgtcatatcagatatttataaaatcaatatatatcatgtatataaacaatacacccaagtttcatgagaactgctgaaaacatttttgagttattgtccgaaaactggaaaataccgTCTGTTTTAATGAATCAACCCCTTAACTGAATAacataaaattgaagaaaaaaaatcaaaatcaaaaggttgcttacaacaatagatataaacaattcagaaaaatttcatgagaactgctgaacacgtttttgtgttaatgtctgaaaactagaaaatcccccctttttaattaataaaaccccttaactcggaaacgtaaaatctaaaatttataaaaattgaaagggagctcatgtcaatagatataaacaattcaccaaaattccttgcaattttgtgaaaggatttttgagatattagcagaaaactgaaaaaaaacaccatttttattgaataaaaccccattactcagaaacttaatatctaaaatttataaaaaacgatagggagctcacgtcaatagatataaacaatttaccaaagttttatgtaaattgtttaaagagtgtttgagttaatgtccgacatgttgacgacagacggacaagaatataccaaatacatatcTAGATACATAATTCTAAAAAccatgttcatagaaaatggaattcattacaaaggattatacccgtaataagaaatactggatttgtcaaggactcgacttattttaatatttcatttactgttatctgtgtttgtccattttaattccttgttatctgttataagccaaatcaattttctgttttgctgttattgggaccccccttgcccccccctctTGAAAGAGTCCTCTAGACCCCATCTGAGGTATATGTGACTGAATAATTACAAACAGTAACACCTATGACTATAAAGATGATTTTTGAATTTGTAAACACAATACTATTAAAGAAACATACTGAAACAAGTTTTGCTTAATTAGTATTAatcgttttaaatatttttcttcctTTTAATTTCCCGCGGTTTATTTTAGAGTTACTTCCCTTGCAACATAATTCTTGACCTTTGGTTTTGTTATCCTTATGTGCTGATGGATCGTCGTACGATGTAGATGCAGATGTAGATGCCCCAGGTTTAACTCTAAAAACTCGCGATGATTATTTATATAATAGGTTCGATTTCTGCTATATTTCTTATAAAATGGTTGAGAGCAAAAGATCCACCTCCAGTGTGTGGCATTTATAACCAGAAAAACAAATGGTATTTCGTGAAGTTTTGGTTTCTGAGGTTTATGCTGTATTTGAGAAAAAGACGAAATCAAAATGCAAAAGTTGCATCAGGAAGTAATGCAGGCTATGGAATGAGATCAAGAAATTCACCAGAAGATATGGATAAAGCACAAACTTTGCCCAACGAGAAACCTCTTGTTAGTATAAATatataagttttaattttttttattaaaagcaaTATCCTTAGGACCATGACTGGCATGAGTCTTACATATTAAGAAGTTACATTTCACAAATCAAGAAATTGCATTtgacaaattataagaaaatgcattttacaaattaagtaataatattttacaaatttagaaaatacattttacaaattaagtAACTGCATGTTACAAATTAAGTAATTGCGTGTTACAAGTTAAGTAATTGCATGTTACAAATTAAGTAATTGCATGTTAGTTATTTGTCCTTGTTGCATATTACAAATAAGAAATTTATAAATAGCAAATACTTCCTTACAATGACTTCCCagaacatgtacatgtgttaGTGTAAACTGCCAATATACAAGCAATGAttagttttcttattttcatcATATCTGATTTCAGGCAGTTGATGCTGTTTATTTCAATGGTGGTAATAAAGACGGACAGTATTTGGTGGCAGCTACAGCACGTAGACAGAATAATATTGTCCAGACTATACTTTATCTAAGGGTATGTTATGTTAAAGTAAGAAGACAGAATAAGAGTGCATTTATttctaacccgaaattttgtcatcgatgactatcgtttagtaaatgttaagctgctagaaacaaatacatcgtttaataaactttatcgACCCCACGTAGTTAGACAGAAATAGATTACACTCACgcactgtaaacaaacaggtaaaagtgcAGGAAATAAATAACCAGGACTTTGCGAAAACAACACGTGCTAGTAATTATTTAAACGACAGATGCAGAAACAAATTTATCGTTTACACGTCTCAACGATAAACGATCAACGACTTCGCGACTATTTTGTGTGTACATCGTTTATGTCAACGATGTCAACGTTGaccaaaaaatgtaagaaacaaatggattaaacgactacgcgcataatcgtttacatcgtttaggttagaaacaaatgcgctcTAATATAGATATACATTTTTGGTGAGTTAAATGAACAGTGTATGTGAGATTGCAACCCTCATGACCCTGactattttatctttaaaaaacacataaaagGTCTTCATTTAAAAAGTAAGTAAGAAAACAAAATTCAACTGAACAATTTGAATGTATATGGgtataacaaatataatagaaTATActgaaatagaaagaaaaaaagaccCATACtgcattttaaaaatacatattgtATCATTCAGGAGACAGGGTGAATTATGTGACATTCATGTTTTAGTGTTCTACATAACTTTCatatagaaaagttacaaataaaaaGACTCATAGGCAACTTAtgctatactgtggattcatttattttcgtgggtatcgaTGTTTGTGAATCGCTGAAAACTTTCATTTTCAtcttcgttgaacatttgaattcttggttcacctgtatccacgaaaccaacgaaaattggtatccaacgaataataatgattccacagtataCTGTTATGCCTACCAAAATACAATTCCAtgtatttatactgcaactagttgtgattatttcctaaatatagtaacacagctatattgtgtgcaatgtcaatttcatcatggaacactttttccacagtcagggttcattaagggatgaaaataagtttgaaatttgtgtaacaatttaaaaagttatgaatttatttatttaagttgcagtataaaaacaatattaggtcaatgtcagaaaaatatcaacttttttgtactcggcgcaaaactggcctcggtagaacctcgctcttccccagtttctcagcctcatacaaaaaagtcgatatttttctgacattgacctaatattgtatatcaCTGTTTCAGCAAATTTTATCTCTAACTAAGAAATTTGTCACCTAGAATAATTATGTAATGagaatttaaaataattgtatatcaAGTTAAGATAATCTCCCTTTTTGGAAAACGGATTATTCTTTATTGAATTTTACAGgcatacaatataattgatcAAGAAATAATTGTTGACTGATGTTGTTACTTAAGGCATTTATAATTTATGGTACCTGTAGAAAGAATTTTCATAGAGTACTTACTAGTACAATGTATAACTCTGAGGTATAACTACTAACATTTACTTACAATCAAAAGCCGTTCCTAGTTTTATGTAATAcgtatagaatatatatatattttatatctgtTAGTCTCTGttgcatttaaatgttttaaatacattATATGACTAATAATTCACATCATTTGATAATTGCATCCTTTCTGAAATTATTAATACAATGAAGTCAATgtaaataattctaaatatattttaatgatttatatTTGGGTTACATTATACAATAGTCAAGACTATCCTTCACAGTTTAAGATGACTTAACTGAGGTTGATAAGTACATTGTGTATTATTGGCTATATTTAACACCTACATGTAATATGGATTTATGTTTAGTTCCTGTATGAGCTATATATATGGAAAATTCCATTTTAGAAGTAAAGAAACCCAACATTGATATTTTAATCATTAAAATTGTAGAACTCTCAGATGAAAAGAATTTTTAagtgaaaaaagttttttttacatcctGTTTGTGAGTTTCTTCTAAGCATTTGAGTATAATCCTGTTGTTGTATTTTatgtgaatgaaatatttgccactggaagtcaatcatataaacaatttataaatcatTTCCTGCTTTGACTCTTGAAATCTATGTTAATTAGAATTTTCAGCTGTGCTTCAATTTTGAAGtctctttttttcctttttcttcaACCAATGATGATCCTGTTATTTTGTTAAGAAAACATTTTTGGGATTTCATGTATGCCAGTTATGATTACACAAGGGTcagttttaaatcttttttttcatgtGTGTTTTTTTTGCCCCACTTAGGGGCATCATGTTTTTCTGTCTATGCATCTGTGTTTTGTTCGTCTGTTTGTTGGTAcatttgtcccgcttcaggtttaagtttttggtcaagttagatTATAATAAAGTTGAAGTCAAATtatcttgaaacttagtacacgttTCCTGGAGGtttttatagttttgaccccTATAGCTATTTCACAGTCCACttacatagaaaattatagtgtgagttggacacattcttgtttatagaTACCAAAGATTGGCTTTCTAGAGATGCCTTCATTGACTGATACAAGGTTACTTTGCTTTGTTTGTTAACAGATACCAGAGATTGGCTTTATTGAGATATCTTCTTGTCTGATACAGAATACAATGTTTTGATTTTATAGATACCAAAGATTGGCTTTCTTGAGATATCTTTTTTGCCTGATAcaattttcaatgttttgatTTTATAGATACCAGAGATTGGCTTTCTTGAGATACCTTCTTTGCCTGATACAAGGTTACGAGGAACAGAGAAGAATGCTTTTGCTGCTGGTGGTCTTAAATTTGATGTTGTGGAGCCAATGAAAAAATGGAAATTATCATATAATGGCAAAATgaggttatttttttatagaatactTTTAAACATAGTTTCGAGCATTGTTTTATGAATGATGAATTGTTGCTTGAAGAAGATGGTCTTCAAATGTTTAAACAGGGCTAAACACTATACATCAGGTACCACCATGAATAAATAAtaagattttttatttgttaatcaaATTAATCTTTCCAAGTTAAATTTCAATATGTTGTTTCTCATGACAAAATGGAGACAAGCTTGTTTTTGTGAATTTCCCTTTTATCACCCAGGAGTTGAGTTATAGGGTCCTTGATTGATTGGAAAATGGTGCTAGAAATTGTTTCTGTACAATAACTAGACAACCGTTTAACAAATACGTTTTAattttaaacttgaaatttgattttgacaatctcAACTAATGCTGTTTGTGAGTTGTGGCCCTTGATTGCTTAAAAAAAGAcaccaaaaaatgtaaaaaaaacccatgatTTTGACAGACtcttattaaattttattctgtcAAATTTACCCAATGTATAGTAGTATAGATGATGGAAAATTCTCCAAACCAGACACTGGTTACAAGAAGACTCCCTTTCCGGCTAGAGGAGGGAAGTCCTATAGAAAATGGCAAGGTGAGAATAGTGTTGTTTCTGGAGATACCAGTAGGTGGTCGtcttgttcattttttttcaagtagtagTTTGAAATTTATCTCAAATTAATATGAATAATTTTTTGACTTTTACAGAAATAGGACAACAGATAAATTAGTAGAtgtaacctttgaccttgaatgGATAGCCTTTACAAAGTATTTTGACTTTGACACTGACCTTCACCCTAATGCTATGGCTGATGCAATTGCCAGAGAGAAATGGTCAAGAAAATATTTTGATGTATTGAAAAGGTaggattgtaatttaaatattgttttgttttgtaattatataaatattgcacCTGGCAAAAAGggtttttaatttttcagtttttttttagatttatcaaTTATAAAACCATAGAAGTTTTCAGATTTTCTTTATGATCAAATTTACATGAGGGGGAAATTTTTATGATCTTATCTTGatgcaatataaaaataaaaaatcttgagaaaaaaaacccatctgtTTACAATAAGGTACTTTgatttacaattttacaatgtatacattatatataacAGTGTTCACCAGACTCATTATGAACAATTTGGAGAGATTTCAGGAACAGTTAATATATCTGGGGAAGAGAAGTTTATCAAAATAGATGGTGTTCGTGATCATTCTTATGGTAAGTTATATTAGGTACTCAACAGTGCCCTTTAGTTATATATCTCTTTGTCGTTTGGTCAGTGCTGGataattttctcattggcacgTCTCTCTTTTCTTACATACtgtagattaatttattttcgtgggtaccaatttttttgtggtttgaggaaaacttacatatttGGGGATATTTGATTTAGTGGTTTTGCCAAATTCTGCATATAAGACTATAGGAAGTTGGTTTTTCCTTGAGCATTTAATTTGGTGGTTCAcctccatgaaaattggtatccaacaaataatcatgaatccacagtacttatTTACTGAGTATAGTTCAACAAAATTGGGAAGATTATTGGTTTTATTTTATGAGCAGATTTTCTTGAAGGCACTGGGCAGGAGTTATCAAAGACTTCAATATAAGGAAGGAAGATTTGACGATAGAATATATATAAGGACTTAAATTGGTTATTGAAATGAATGGACTGTCCATATAGTTTTAAAATGCATTCTGTGCCTAAGTAGTTTTAGAGAAAAAGTACACATATAACCATGGCCAAATTGTTAGATCCGTATGGAAAGTCGAGATCGTTAAACAACTTGCAGTACTTTTAGACGTGGGAATTATTTTGATAAGTCCACACTTCtgaattgtaaatatatatggagCTATACTGAAAACAGTGAGACTTTAAACTGTGTCTACAAAgcatgattttgtttttgtaaattgaagataaagaaattaaatttaaacagATTCAAAGGGAAGTAACCATTATTAGAGAAGCATTTGCTTAATCTGACTCATAACTCATCTTGAAAGTGTTCATTGAATAGAATAAGAAATTATGTTATGGTTGTTTTGTCATTACAAAAATTGTCCACAAAAAAGACGTGAAAACAGtcacaaatatttttaaagaagacTGACAAAGAAATTTAGTATTAGTGCAAACAGTATTGATACATTACGtgtatggaaaaaaaataaaattcttgtaAAACAAGTCAATTACCCCTTAAACAAATTCTTCACAAAAATTAGTATTGAAATATGTACATACCAAAGAAATTTGATGGCTTATGAGAGTCTAGAAGAATAAGtatgatattaaataaatgtatgttaATTGCGATGTTATCAGTTACATGACAAAGTATAAACTACAAACATTTAGTGTTATTTAAAATGATGCCTTGTTACGTTCTAAATAGGAGTAGTACCGGTACTCACATatgtattttcttttgattttaggtAATATAAGAGACTGGAAGTACTTCCATAGATATGCTTTACAGTATTGTACATTAGAAGATAGGACGGCAATTTGTGTTGGAACCATTTGTATGCCAATAACCATGTCTAGGTATATTTGATCCGTGGCTGTCATATCTTGTTAACTGAACTGTTTACCCCAAATTGTCTAAAGCAATAATTTGCTGAAATTTATTAGTATTATTATTTTAGTGCCTCATAGAACTAAGCAAATAGTTATCCAAAATCATACTGAACAAATGTAAAAAGAACTTGTgaatttattttgttgtaaaagaaagacaactcaatttaaaaaaaaagtcttttccACCTTTACTAATGCAGATTCCTGACCCTAATCTGATTTGCTTCAGATCCTGCAATATGTCATTCACAAGGCACCATTAAGGGAAACTATTTTTACAAGGAGAAACTATAAATGGTAAAATAAGTAACAAATAAGAAGACAGACTTGTCAACTATCCTGCTTTATGGGGGATATTCCCCATGAGAGGTCTtgactttaattttaaaattattattttggttatcttgaatagtatttatgataaagataaactgcaaacagcaaatatgttcagcaaagtaagatctacaaataagttcataTGACCAAATCGACTTCatgcagaaacttcttaggaagaacgataagaagttagcaatatccttttactctactttccgctatatagatgacgttctttcactaaacaattcaaaatttggtgactatgtggaacacatctatcccatcgatttggagataaaggatactacagatacagttaagtcggcttcatttcttgacttacatctagaaattgacaatgaggg
This genomic interval carries:
- the LOC143047645 gene encoding uncharacterized protein LOC143047645, with product MIIYIIGSISAIFLIKWLRAKDPPPVCGIYNQKNKWYFVKFWFLRFMLYLRKRRNQNAKVASGSNAGYGMRSRNSPEDMDKAQTLPNEKPLAVDAVYFNGGNKDGQYLVAATARRQNNIVQTILYLRIPEIGFLEIPSLPDTRLRGTEKNAFAAGGLKFDVVEPMKKWKLSYNGKMRNRTTDKLVDVTFDLEWIAFTKYFDFDTDLHPNAMADAIAREKWSRKYFDVLKSVHQTHYEQFGEISGTVNISGEEKFIKIDGVRDHSYGNIRDWKYFHRYALQYCTLEDRTAICVGTICMPITMSRLLVGYVLHPDGKMDSVSWCDFEFYDYGEDGKPPKEMTLKFTAGDETYNMKITVLEAPIFYIGEGRDAKIHERFSTYDVNGQKGWGISEWDYRNKES